The window GGCACCGCCGCGGCGTCCGGCCTCGACATCGGCACCATCGTGTCGGCGTTCCTGACCGGTGGCGTCTCCGGCGGCCTCACCGCGCTGGTGGTCGGCTTAATCAAGTCGAAGCTCAGCGCCTGACCTGGGTAAGCCGTCGGTTGCCTGCTCTTTGCAAGACACGCGCGGCACCCTGGCTGTAAGGTGCCGCGCTGAAAGTCGTGCAGGGGCACCGAACGGCTCATGAACCCGATCAGGATGATCAAGCGCGCCGTCAATCGGCTGCGCAGCGAAGCGCGCGTCAACGGCATCGTGCTGCCCATCGACCGCAGCGTGCTGTCGCCGCGCATGGAGTTGACGCTCGCCGCCGGACGCTACGAGCGGCGCGAGCGGGCACTGTCGGCGCGCATCATCCGCCCGGGCGACGTCGTGCTCGAGCTCGGCGCCGGCCTCGGCTTCCTTAGCTCCTACCTGCGCAAGTTCACGGGTGCCGGAAAGATCGTCTGCGTCGAGGCCAATCCGAACCTCATTCCCTACATCAGCCGCGTGCATGCCCTGAACGGCATCGACGGCATCGAGCTGCTCAACGGCGTGGTCGTGCCGCGTGCCGACGGCGCGGCGTCTATTCCGTTTTATTGCCGGCGCGACTTCTGGGCGAGCTCGCTCGACCCTTCGTCGCCGTTCGAATCCGTCGTCAGCGTCGGCGTGTTGAGCTTCCCCGACATTCTCGATCGCCACCGGCCCGACGTGCTGGTCATGGATATCGAGGGTGGCGAGCTCGAGTTGCTCACCGCGGCGAGCGCCGGTTCGATCCGCGCCGCCGTGATCGAGACGCATCCCGGCCACTACGGTCCGGACGGCCTGCGCGCCATCGAGGCCAATTTCGCGCGGCTCGGCTTCGTCGAGGACGCGGCCGGCAGGGACCGCGACGTCCGCACTTTTGTGCGCCCCCGCTGAGGGCTAGCCGGCCGCCCGTTAACCGTGTGCCGGATAATTCGCGGCGCGCTACAGCCAAAACGGGCGTAGCATAGGGTGCCCCTCGGTCCTGCCCGTCCCGATCGATGGGGCATGAGGGCGTCTGCTACAGGGCTCGGGACGTCCTCGCAATTCGCTCGCACTGCATCTTAGTTAGAACCGCCCGCGCACCGTCACGCCGACGAGACGCTCATCGCCGACGGTTGCTTCATCGGCGTTGAAGCCGAGGGCCGTTACGTACTGCGCGTCGAACACGTTTTTGGCGAACACCGTCAGCGTGTAGTGCTCCCACTCCCAGCCGGTGCGCACGTCGACCGTCGTGTAGCCATCGACGAACCGCAGCGGCGAGTTTTGCAGGTCGCCGCCGCTGTAGTAGCCGTCTGTGTGGCGCATGTT of the Hyphomicrobium album genome contains:
- a CDS encoding FkbM family methyltransferase; protein product: MNPIRMIKRAVNRLRSEARVNGIVLPIDRSVLSPRMELTLAAGRYERRERALSARIIRPGDVVLELGAGLGFLSSYLRKFTGAGKIVCVEANPNLIPYISRVHALNGIDGIELLNGVVVPRADGAASIPFYCRRDFWASSLDPSSPFESVVSVGVLSFPDILDRHRPDVLVMDIEGGELELLTAASAGSIRAAVIETHPGHYGPDGLRAIEANFARLGFVEDAAGRDRDVRTFVRPR